A window of the Streptomyces luomodiensis genome harbors these coding sequences:
- a CDS encoding proline racemase family protein — protein sequence MGGRPAVLASITGRTWVTGSSQFHLDPTDPFPAGSLL from the coding sequence ATGGGCGGGCGACCGGCCGTACTGGCGTCCATCACCGGCCGGACCTGGGTCACCGGGAGCTCGCAGTTCCACCTCGACCCGACCGACCCGTTCCCCGCCGGATCCCTGCTGTGA
- a CDS encoding GntR family transcriptional regulator, whose translation MSTSRSLPGLQALPKHETRREQIREALRAAIISGELNPGTVYSAPTLGARFGVSPTPVREAMLDLVKEGLVVAQPNKGFRITEVSEEDLDNLAAVRLLIEPPTVRDITTLIPEADFPTLRSLAQDIVDAAERGDLVRYIEADHVFHLTLLGYSGNRYLVDVVAGLRSQTRLLGLTPLVQSGRLGTSAAEHHELMNFIEARDPVGAELLMRRHIGHVRGLWARRAEEQP comes from the coding sequence ATGAGCACCTCGAGGTCGCTTCCCGGCCTGCAGGCGCTGCCGAAGCACGAGACCCGGCGGGAGCAGATCAGGGAAGCCCTGCGAGCGGCCATCATCTCCGGTGAGCTGAACCCTGGAACGGTCTATTCGGCGCCCACACTCGGCGCCAGGTTCGGCGTGTCCCCCACACCGGTACGCGAGGCCATGCTCGACCTGGTGAAGGAGGGCCTCGTCGTCGCGCAGCCCAACAAGGGCTTCCGGATCACCGAAGTGTCCGAGGAAGACCTCGACAACCTGGCCGCCGTTCGCCTGCTGATCGAACCGCCCACCGTGCGCGACATCACGACCCTCATCCCCGAGGCGGATTTCCCCACGCTGCGCTCGCTGGCACAGGACATCGTCGACGCGGCCGAACGCGGGGACCTGGTCCGCTACATCGAGGCGGACCATGTCTTCCACCTCACCCTGCTCGGTTACAGCGGCAACCGCTACCTGGTGGACGTGGTGGCCGGACTGCGCTCACAGACCCGGCTGCTGGGCCTGACCCCGCTCGTGCAGAGCGGCAGGCTCGGCACGTCGGCGGCTGAGCACCACGAGCTGATGAATTTCATCGAAGCGCGCGACCCAGTGGGCGCCGAGTTGCTGATGCGCCGGCACATCGGCCATGTCCGGGGCCTGTGGGCCCGCAGAGCGGAGGAACAGCCGTGA
- a CDS encoding aminoglycoside phosphotransferase family protein has product MAARVHLANGKRAFIKAASSLVAPAVADFHRRETAVSQRLPAEAPTPRLLDAYDDGTWVVLALEDIPGRLPAQPWQPDELDRVLAAVTGMTEALTPSPVDKAILSKPRLGGWLEVAADDAVRAKVEELSPWAARHFDDLVVLEQNASLIGSTLLHGDLYPFNIMLAADRVFVVDWPHAWIGPWHCDAVTLLSSAWLSGVEPQPIAERHPLIRDLDPVRVNEMLALQAGFLLKVAAAAGPAADRNLVAMMTALGLASLRWLGQRM; this is encoded by the coding sequence ATGGCCGCGCGAGTGCACCTGGCGAACGGCAAACGTGCATTCATCAAGGCAGCGAGCTCGCTGGTGGCGCCGGCAGTGGCGGACTTCCACCGCCGGGAGACCGCGGTCTCACAGCGACTCCCCGCGGAAGCGCCGACACCGCGGTTGCTCGATGCGTACGACGACGGCACCTGGGTGGTGCTGGCCTTGGAGGACATCCCCGGACGTTTGCCCGCCCAGCCGTGGCAGCCGGATGAACTCGACAGGGTGCTCGCGGCGGTCACCGGCATGACCGAGGCCCTGACGCCATCGCCCGTGGACAAGGCAATCTTGAGCAAGCCGCGCCTCGGGGGATGGCTGGAGGTGGCTGCGGATGACGCCGTGAGGGCCAAGGTGGAGGAGTTGTCGCCGTGGGCGGCCCGCCATTTCGACGACCTCGTCGTCCTGGAACAGAACGCCTCCCTCATCGGCAGCACCCTCCTGCATGGAGATCTGTACCCGTTCAACATCATGCTCGCCGCGGACCGTGTCTTCGTCGTCGACTGGCCGCATGCCTGGATCGGACCCTGGCACTGTGACGCGGTCACACTGCTGTCGAGCGCGTGGCTCAGCGGTGTGGAGCCACAGCCCATCGCAGAGCGCCACCCCCTGATCCGTGACCTTGATCCCGTCCGCGTCAATGAAATGCTGGCACTGCAGGCGGGATTCCTCTTGAAAGTGGCCGCCGCGGCTGGGCCGGCCGCCGATCGCAACCTCGTGGCTATGATGACCGCCTTGGGCCTTGCTTCGCTGCGCTGGCTGGGACAGCGGATGTGA
- a CDS encoding PadR family transcriptional regulator produces MREFQRGAMRLHILHHAAEEEIHGAWMTEELARHGYQISPGTLYPTLHRLEADGLLTSEQRVVDGRTRRVYRATSAGKQALEEDRRALRELAREVLGDDAR; encoded by the coding sequence GTGCGGGAGTTCCAGCGGGGCGCGATGCGGCTGCACATCCTGCACCACGCGGCCGAGGAGGAGATCCACGGCGCGTGGATGACCGAGGAACTGGCCCGGCACGGCTACCAGATCAGCCCCGGCACTCTGTATCCGACGCTGCACCGGCTGGAAGCCGACGGGCTGCTCACCTCCGAGCAGCGGGTCGTCGACGGGCGCACCCGGCGGGTGTACCGGGCGACGAGCGCCGGGAAGCAGGCACTGGAGGAAGACCGGCGGGCGCTGCGCGAACTGGCTCGCGAAGTCCTCGGTGACGACGCCCGGTAG
- a CDS encoding APC family permease → MGKASTAGGVPDELQRRLGVPDAVVIGLGSMIGAGIFAALAPAARAAGSGLLLGLAAAAAVAYCNATSSARLAARYPASGGTYVYGRERLGAFWGYLAGWSFVVGKTASCAAMALTVGAYVWPGQAHAVAVAAVVALTAVNYAGVQKSAWLTRAIVAVVLAVLAAVVVAALTSQAADAARLDIGADASFGGVLQAGGLLFFAFAGYARIATLGEEVKDPARTIPRAIPIALGITLVVYAVVAVAALVVLGPGRLAHAAAPLSEAVRVAGGDWLVPVVRVGAAVAALGSLLALVLGVSRTTLAMARDRHLPHVLAAVHPRFKVPHRAELVVGAVVAVLAAVADVRGAIGFSSFGVLAYYAIANASAWTLTPEEGRPPRIIPVAGVAGCMVLAFALPLSSVLSGAAVLVAGAAAYSIRRALGARPAA, encoded by the coding sequence ATGGGGAAGGCGTCGACGGCGGGCGGGGTGCCGGATGAGTTGCAGCGGCGGCTGGGGGTGCCGGATGCGGTGGTGATCGGCCTGGGGTCGATGATCGGCGCGGGGATCTTCGCCGCGCTCGCGCCGGCGGCCCGCGCGGCCGGATCCGGGCTGCTGCTGGGGCTGGCCGCCGCGGCGGCGGTGGCGTACTGCAATGCGACGTCCTCGGCCCGGCTGGCCGCCCGCTATCCCGCCTCGGGCGGCACGTATGTGTACGGGCGGGAACGGCTGGGCGCGTTTTGGGGATACCTGGCCGGGTGGTCCTTCGTCGTCGGCAAGACCGCCTCGTGCGCGGCGATGGCACTGACGGTCGGGGCGTATGTGTGGCCAGGGCAGGCGCACGCGGTGGCGGTCGCGGCCGTGGTGGCGCTGACCGCGGTGAACTACGCGGGCGTGCAGAAGTCGGCGTGGCTGACCCGGGCGATCGTCGCGGTCGTGCTGGCGGTCCTCGCCGCCGTCGTGGTCGCCGCCCTGACCTCTCAGGCCGCGGATGCGGCACGGCTGGACATCGGCGCGGACGCCTCCTTCGGCGGAGTGCTGCAGGCCGGGGGCCTGCTGTTCTTCGCGTTCGCCGGGTACGCCCGCATCGCCACCCTGGGTGAGGAAGTCAAAGATCCGGCGCGCACGATCCCTCGGGCGATTCCGATCGCGCTCGGTATCACGCTCGTCGTCTACGCGGTGGTCGCCGTCGCGGCGCTTGTGGTGCTCGGTCCCGGCCGCCTGGCGCACGCCGCCGCTCCGCTGTCGGAGGCGGTGCGGGTGGCGGGTGGTGACTGGCTGGTACCAGTAGTCCGGGTGGGGGCGGCGGTGGCCGCGCTGGGCTCGTTGCTCGCGCTGGTCCTCGGGGTCTCACGTACCACGCTGGCCATGGCCCGTGACCGTCACCTGCCGCACGTGCTGGCGGCGGTCCATCCGAGGTTCAAGGTGCCGCACCGGGCCGAACTGGTGGTCGGCGCGGTGGTGGCCGTGCTGGCGGCGGTGGCGGATGTGCGCGGCGCGATCGGGTTCTCCTCCTTCGGCGTGCTGGCGTACTACGCCATCGCCAATGCCTCCGCCTGGACCCTCACGCCTGAGGAAGGCCGTCCGCCGCGGATCATCCCCGTCGCCGGGGTGGCCGGCTGCATGGTGCTCGCTTTCGCCCTGCCGCTGTCCTCGGTGCTGTCGGGGGCCGCGGTGCTGGTCGCCGGCGCCGCCGCCTACAGCATCCGCCGCGCCCTGGGCGCCCGTCCGGCCGCCTGA
- a CDS encoding class I SAM-dependent methyltransferase: protein MAGGHEELGEAQRRHWEQTYTAHPGMYGEVPSAPAVHATGVFRSAGAQDVLELGSGHGRDAVYFAREGFTVQATDFSGTGLEQLRAAARRQGVAERVTTAVHDVREPLALPDDSVDAVFAHMLLCMALSTKETYAVVSEVRRVLRSGGVFVYTVRHTGDSHYGTGTAHGDDIYEHGGFAVHFFPRDLIDALADGWALNEVHPFEEGGLPRRLWRVTQTLPR, encoded by the coding sequence GTGGCTGGAGGACATGAGGAGCTGGGCGAGGCCCAGCGCCGCCACTGGGAGCAGACCTACACCGCCCACCCCGGCATGTATGGTGAGGTCCCTTCCGCGCCCGCCGTCCACGCCACCGGGGTCTTCCGCTCCGCCGGCGCCCAGGACGTCCTCGAACTCGGCTCCGGACACGGCCGCGACGCCGTGTACTTCGCCCGCGAGGGCTTCACCGTCCAGGCGACCGACTTCTCCGGAACCGGCCTTGAGCAGCTGCGCGCCGCCGCCCGGCGGCAGGGGGTGGCCGAGCGGGTGACGACCGCGGTGCACGACGTCCGCGAGCCTCTGGCGCTGCCCGACGACAGCGTGGACGCCGTCTTCGCGCACATGCTGCTGTGCATGGCGCTGTCCACGAAGGAGACCTATGCCGTCGTCAGCGAGGTCCGGCGCGTGCTGCGGTCCGGCGGGGTCTTCGTCTACACCGTCCGGCACACCGGCGACTCCCACTACGGCACCGGAACCGCACACGGCGACGACATCTACGAGCACGGCGGCTTCGCCGTCCACTTCTTCCCCCGCGACCTGATCGATGCCCTCGCCGACGGCTGGGCCCTGAACGAGGTCCACCCCTTCGAGGAGGGGGGCCTGCCCCGCCGCCTGTGGCGCGTCACCCAGACCCTGCCCCGATGA
- a CDS encoding sulfurtransferase TusA family protein, with product MTAVLIPAADITVDGTGLLRVTLLLRLRKQIDGAAPGTVVHVIATDPAAPLDLPAWCHMTGHACLGPVPGADPGTRSRWPSTPCPPVLTRHGTQSAPGLRHHRAHSSSS from the coding sequence ATGACCGCGGTACTCATACCGGCGGCGGACATCACGGTCGACGGCACCGGCCTGCTCCGCGTCACCCTCCTGCTCCGCCTGCGCAAGCAGATCGACGGCGCCGCGCCGGGCACCGTCGTGCACGTCATCGCCACCGACCCGGCCGCCCCGCTCGACCTGCCCGCCTGGTGCCACATGACCGGCCACGCCTGCCTGGGGCCCGTCCCCGGCGCCGACCCGGGTACGCGCTCCCGTTGGCCGTCGACGCCCTGCCCACCCGTGCTGACGCGCCATGGCACCCAGTCAGCCCCTGGCCTCCGGCACCACCGAGCTCACTCGTCTTCGTCCTGA
- a CDS encoding polyprenyl synthetase family protein yields MKTERTSQQIIDDVICYMEPALREATAMLSQPVRHMAEYHFGWIDADGRPSTPVGFRRRPALVALLCAGSTKKAWDGVRNAAVAGTLMSAAGTVHDDISDHEMLRKGRPTLWTVFGVPSAIQVGVALHCLAFELLATETPRTAVELSRRAAYAIRECCSGQIHDVDSEGSSRMVLEDSLDLLESTIAFPTVGVAMVGALMRGASEDEVAAAERFGYHAGMAMAFFDDWEGVWGTSRESLEEPWADLRRRKGRAFVAFALRSRGPARDQLAAFYDDTTEPSVEQLEHVAALIEECGGRTWLEDRIREHTSLARRALPDAVPDPAAQAELAAFVGAMADELP; encoded by the coding sequence TTGAAGACTGAACGTACGTCACAGCAGATCATCGATGACGTGATCTGCTACATGGAGCCCGCGTTGCGCGAGGCGACGGCCATGCTCAGCCAGCCCGTCAGACACATGGCGGAGTATCACTTCGGCTGGATCGACGCCGACGGACGGCCCTCCACCCCAGTCGGCTTCCGGCGGCGACCCGCACTGGTGGCGCTGCTGTGCGCGGGCAGTACCAAGAAGGCGTGGGACGGCGTCCGCAATGCCGCCGTGGCGGGCACGCTGATGTCCGCCGCAGGCACCGTGCACGACGACATCTCGGACCACGAGATGCTCCGCAAGGGGCGCCCCACGCTGTGGACGGTATTCGGGGTGCCCTCCGCCATCCAGGTCGGAGTCGCTCTTCACTGCCTGGCCTTCGAGCTGCTGGCCACCGAGACGCCCCGGACCGCGGTCGAACTGAGCCGCCGCGCGGCGTACGCGATCCGGGAGTGCTGCTCGGGTCAGATCCATGACGTGGACTCCGAAGGAAGCTCGCGGATGGTCCTGGAGGACTCGCTCGACCTGCTGGAGAGCACCATCGCCTTCCCGACTGTCGGAGTGGCCATGGTCGGCGCGCTGATGCGGGGGGCTTCGGAGGACGAAGTGGCGGCGGCCGAGAGGTTCGGTTACCACGCCGGCATGGCCATGGCGTTCTTCGACGACTGGGAAGGAGTCTGGGGGACCTCGCGAGAGTCGCTGGAAGAACCCTGGGCCGACCTGCGCCGCCGTAAGGGGCGGGCCTTCGTGGCCTTCGCCCTCCGGTCCCGAGGACCGGCCCGCGACCAGCTGGCTGCCTTCTACGACGACACCACTGAGCCCAGCGTCGAACAACTCGAACACGTCGCTGCCCTGATCGAGGAGTGCGGCGGCCGAACGTGGCTGGAGGACCGGATTCGGGAACACACCAGTCTGGCCCGGCGAGCACTACCCGACGCGGTGCCCGATCCGGCCGCCCAGGCCGAACTCGCAGCCTTCGTAGGCGCGATGGCCGACGAACTGCCCTGA
- the ctaD gene encoding aa3-type cytochrome oxidase subunit I produces the protein MTELSEYTTSLWRKATAESSLGRALLRWATTTDHKVIGRLYMVTAFCFFLFGGLLAMGMRAELARPGQQFMSLAVYNQLFTVHGTVMMLLFATPMFAGFANAVMPLQIGAPDMAFPRLNALSYWMFLFGGLMVVSGFLVPGGAASFGWFAYAPLNSAYRTPGAGGDLWTMGLVVTGVSTTLSAVNFIATIMALRAPGMTMFRMPMFTWNVLFTSILVLPAFPALTATLLALEADRKFGAHVFDAANGGAILWQHLFWFFGHPEVYIVALPFFGVVSEIIPVFSRKPLFGYLPMIGATITITMLSAVVWAHHMFATGAVLLPFFSLMSFLIAVPTGIKFFAWIGTMHRGSLSFETPMLWSFGFLVSFLLGGLSGVIIASPPLDFHVTDSYFIVAHLHYVLFGTIVFAMFAGFYFWWPKLTGKMLNERLGKLHFWLLFPGFQLTFLVQHWLGTEGMPRRYADYLPADGFTLLNTLSSTGAFLLGVSTLPFLYNVWHTSRYGERVTLDDPWGYGRSLEWATSCPPPRHNFVALPRVRSDSPASDLHHPEILRQSLGEGSR, from the coding sequence ATGACGGAACTGTCGGAATACACCACCAGCCTCTGGCGGAAGGCCACCGCTGAATCCTCGCTCGGCCGGGCGCTGCTGCGCTGGGCCACGACGACCGACCACAAGGTGATCGGCCGCCTCTACATGGTCACTGCGTTCTGCTTCTTCCTCTTCGGCGGTCTGCTGGCCATGGGCATGCGGGCCGAACTCGCCCGTCCTGGACAGCAGTTCATGTCCCTGGCGGTCTACAACCAGCTCTTCACGGTGCACGGCACGGTGATGATGCTGCTGTTCGCCACGCCGATGTTCGCCGGGTTCGCCAACGCGGTGATGCCGCTGCAGATCGGCGCGCCGGACATGGCCTTCCCGCGCCTGAACGCCCTGTCCTACTGGATGTTCCTCTTCGGCGGCCTGATGGTCGTGTCCGGCTTCCTGGTACCCGGCGGAGCCGCGTCGTTCGGCTGGTTCGCCTACGCCCCGCTGAACAGCGCGTACCGGACGCCCGGCGCCGGCGGCGACCTGTGGACGATGGGCCTGGTCGTGACCGGCGTGTCGACGACGCTCAGCGCGGTCAACTTCATCGCCACCATCATGGCGCTGCGGGCCCCCGGCATGACGATGTTCCGGATGCCGATGTTCACCTGGAACGTGCTGTTCACCTCGATCCTCGTGCTGCCCGCCTTCCCCGCGCTCACCGCCACGCTGCTGGCCCTGGAGGCCGACCGCAAGTTCGGCGCGCACGTGTTCGACGCGGCGAACGGCGGAGCCATCCTGTGGCAGCACCTGTTCTGGTTCTTCGGCCATCCGGAGGTGTACATCGTCGCGCTGCCGTTCTTCGGAGTGGTCTCGGAGATCATTCCGGTGTTCTCACGCAAACCGCTGTTCGGCTATCTGCCGATGATCGGCGCGACGATCACGATCACCATGCTGTCCGCGGTCGTATGGGCGCACCACATGTTCGCCACCGGTGCCGTGCTGCTGCCGTTCTTCTCCCTGATGTCGTTCCTCATCGCGGTGCCGACGGGGATCAAGTTCTTCGCATGGATCGGCACCATGCACCGCGGGTCGCTGTCGTTCGAGACGCCGATGCTGTGGTCGTTCGGGTTCCTGGTGTCGTTCCTGCTCGGCGGTCTCAGCGGCGTGATCATCGCGTCTCCGCCGCTTGACTTCCACGTCACCGACTCGTACTTCATCGTGGCGCACCTGCACTACGTGCTCTTCGGCACCATCGTCTTCGCCATGTTCGCCGGTTTCTACTTCTGGTGGCCCAAACTCACCGGGAAGATGCTGAACGAGCGGCTGGGCAAGCTGCACTTCTGGCTGCTGTTCCCCGGCTTCCAGCTGACCTTCCTGGTGCAGCACTGGCTCGGCACGGAAGGCATGCCCCGCCGCTACGCCGACTACCTGCCCGCCGACGGCTTCACCCTGCTCAACACGCTGTCGTCAACGGGCGCGTTCCTGCTGGGCGTCTCCACCCTGCCGTTCCTGTACAACGTCTGGCACACCTCCCGGTACGGCGAACGGGTCACCCTGGACGACCCCTGGGGCTACGGCCGCTCCCTGGAGTGGGCGACCTCTTGCCCACCGCCGCGCCACAACTTCGTCGCTCTACCCCGGGTGCGCTCCGACTCACCCGCCTCCGACCTGCACCATCCGGAAATCCTGCGGCAGTCCCTGGGGGAGGGTTCGCGTTGA
- the ctaF gene encoding aa3-type cytochrome oxidase subunit IV has translation MKVEAVLFGGVAVFFAGSATLYGVWSRWDPAGTAVLIIAFGMAAVVSVFCAIQYRRQGRRPQDRRDAEVAAAVGPLEFFPAHSPWPIVTAFGFTLAATGVVYGLWLFLIGMGILARGVLGMVFQFVTRGS, from the coding sequence TTGAAGGTCGAAGCAGTGCTCTTCGGCGGCGTCGCCGTGTTCTTCGCCGGTTCCGCCACCCTGTACGGCGTCTGGTCGAGGTGGGATCCCGCAGGTACGGCGGTCCTGATCATCGCCTTCGGGATGGCCGCCGTGGTGTCGGTCTTCTGTGCGATCCAGTACCGGCGCCAGGGGCGCCGCCCTCAGGACCGCAGGGATGCCGAGGTGGCGGCCGCGGTCGGCCCGTTGGAGTTCTTCCCGGCCCACAGCCCGTGGCCGATCGTCACGGCGTTCGGCTTCACCCTCGCCGCCACCGGGGTGGTGTACGGGCTGTGGCTGTTCCTCATCGGGATGGGGATTCTGGCTCGGGGGGTTCTGGGGATGGTGTTCCAGTTCGTGACTCGAGGGAGCTGA
- the qcrB gene encoding cytochrome bc1 complex cytochrome b subunit has product MPRAAATRGPGERFVVAADGRLPLLDGGGSLLRKAFPEHWSFLLGEIALYSLLVLVLTGVWLTFFFKPEMREVVYAGPYVPLRGVLVSAAFDSTLHISFDVRGGLLMRQMHHWAALVFVAAIGLHLLRIFFTGAFRRPREMNWIIGVTLFLLALAEGFAGYSLPDDLLSGTGLRIAQGIMLSLPVVGTYMSMFAFGSQFPGQDIIPRLYGLHILLLPGALLALVTVHLILVFYLKHTQWRGPRTTNRNALGKPMVPQFTASSTGLSLMVFGVMALLGGLAQINPVWAYGPYRPDQVSTDSQPDWYVGFLEGALRLVPPWETSVAGHTLMWNVLLPAIVLPALLFVVLYAYPFVEQWLTGEHHREHHLCDRPRERPVRTGLGVAGVTCYGILLLAGGNDVVAYTFRISMNTLTWILRIALVVAPVVAFLLTRRLCHALLEAEQKRLEEGEETGQVRQTVEGGYESGHEPVTGFRPGAPRKPLSSLESRTGTPSPEPPEPESPSR; this is encoded by the coding sequence CTGCCGCGGGCGGCCGCGACCCGCGGCCCCGGAGAGCGGTTCGTCGTTGCGGCGGACGGGCGGCTTCCCCTCCTGGACGGCGGCGGAAGCCTGCTGCGTAAAGCCTTTCCCGAGCACTGGTCGTTCCTCCTCGGGGAGATCGCGCTCTACAGCCTGCTCGTTCTCGTGCTGACCGGGGTGTGGCTGACGTTCTTCTTCAAGCCGGAGATGCGCGAGGTGGTCTACGCCGGGCCGTATGTGCCGCTGCGCGGTGTGCTCGTGTCGGCCGCCTTCGACTCGACCCTGCACATCAGCTTCGACGTGCGCGGCGGACTCCTCATGCGGCAGATGCACCACTGGGCCGCTCTCGTGTTCGTCGCCGCGATCGGTTTGCACCTGTTGCGGATCTTCTTCACGGGTGCGTTCCGCAGGCCGCGGGAGATGAACTGGATCATCGGCGTCACGCTGTTCCTGCTCGCCCTGGCCGAGGGTTTCGCAGGCTACTCGCTCCCCGACGACCTGCTCTCCGGCACCGGATTGCGCATCGCGCAGGGGATCATGCTGTCCCTGCCGGTCGTGGGAACCTACATGAGCATGTTCGCGTTCGGGTCCCAGTTCCCCGGCCAGGACATCATCCCCCGCCTGTACGGCCTGCACATCCTGCTGCTGCCCGGGGCGCTGCTCGCCCTGGTCACCGTGCACCTGATCCTGGTGTTCTACCTGAAACACACGCAGTGGCGCGGCCCCCGCACCACCAACCGCAACGCCCTCGGCAAGCCGATGGTCCCTCAGTTCACGGCTTCCTCGACGGGTCTGTCCCTCATGGTGTTCGGGGTCATGGCGCTGCTCGGCGGGCTCGCGCAGATCAACCCGGTGTGGGCATACGGCCCCTACCGTCCCGACCAGGTGTCGACCGACTCGCAGCCCGACTGGTACGTCGGCTTCCTGGAGGGCGCACTGCGGCTCGTACCGCCCTGGGAGACGAGCGTCGCCGGCCACACGCTCATGTGGAACGTCCTGCTGCCCGCGATCGTCCTGCCGGCACTGCTGTTCGTCGTCCTCTATGCCTACCCGTTCGTCGAACAGTGGCTGACAGGGGAGCACCACCGGGAACACCACCTGTGCGACCGGCCGCGGGAACGCCCGGTGCGCACCGGGCTCGGCGTCGCCGGGGTCACCTGCTACGGCATCCTGCTGCTGGCCGGCGGCAACGACGTGGTGGCGTACACCTTCCGGATCTCGATGAACACGCTGACGTGGATCCTACGCATCGCTCTGGTGGTGGCACCGGTCGTCGCCTTCCTGCTCACCCGGCGGCTGTGCCACGCCCTGCTGGAGGCGGAGCAGAAGCGCCTGGAAGAGGGGGAAGAGACCGGTCAGGTGCGCCAGACCGTGGAGGGCGGCTACGAGAGCGGCCACGAACCGGTGACCGGCTTCCGGCCGGGAGCACCGAGGAAGCCGCTCAGCTCCCTCGAGTCACGAACTGGAACACCATCCCCAGAACCCCCCGAGCCAGAATCCCCATCCCGATGA
- a CDS encoding Type 1 glutamine amidotransferase-like domain-containing protein gives MNFLLTASGLRNETLRDALRDMLGRPFGSANVVYVPTASVAEPGDHGWVVADMNRLHGLGWREFNILELNGLPRQMVLDRLLHADVIYVEGGSHYHLARSITGNGLADGFLKALESRVYVGVSAGSMIFSRNLTGHSADIIGDTTDLHVLGATTVEPPFGLFDWYLKPHLYSPDFPERDDAWADRIAARADFPIYFIDDETAVRVRNGTVDILSEGRWRFHP, from the coding sequence ATGAACTTTCTGTTGACGGCAAGTGGCCTGCGTAACGAGACGCTGCGAGATGCGCTGCGGGACATGCTGGGCAGGCCGTTCGGATCGGCGAACGTCGTGTACGTGCCCACGGCATCAGTCGCCGAACCCGGAGACCACGGGTGGGTCGTCGCGGACATGAACCGGCTGCACGGCCTCGGCTGGCGGGAGTTCAACATCCTGGAGCTGAACGGCCTGCCCCGGCAGATGGTGCTCGACCGGCTGCTCCACGCCGACGTCATCTATGTCGAAGGCGGCAGCCATTACCACCTCGCGCGCAGCATCACCGGCAACGGCCTGGCCGACGGCTTCCTCAAGGCGTTGGAGAGCCGCGTCTATGTGGGGGTCAGCGCCGGATCAATGATCTTCAGCCGCAATCTCACCGGACACTCTGCCGATATCATCGGAGACACCACGGACCTCCACGTGCTCGGCGCGACGACCGTGGAGCCACCCTTCGGCCTCTTCGACTGGTATCTCAAGCCCCACCTGTACTCGCCGGACTTCCCCGAGCGGGACGACGCCTGGGCTGATCGCATCGCTGCGCGAGCGGACTTCCCCATCTACTTCATCGACGACGAGACGGCCGTCCGCGTCAGGAACGGCACGGTGGATATCCTTTCCGAAGGCCGATGGCGGTTCCATCCATAA
- a CDS encoding peptidoglycan-binding domain-containing protein: MRVLTRGLLSTIAVAGIAAGSLAGAGVSFAAPASVSKPAVGAEAVTPLAVNNLGLNTTEAKNIQCWLRGYGYTGAIDGQLGTNSWKAFQRNLQANYGYTGAIDGIVGTGTKKALQRLLKEAWGYTGAIDGIFGSGSQAAFKRMAADGYPGCG, encoded by the coding sequence ATGCGAGTTTTGACGAGGGGGCTCCTCAGCACCATTGCCGTCGCTGGTATCGCCGCGGGAAGCCTGGCAGGGGCGGGCGTAAGCTTTGCGGCGCCCGCGTCGGTCTCGAAGCCAGCGGTGGGCGCTGAGGCTGTCACTCCGCTGGCCGTGAACAACTTGGGCCTGAACACGACCGAGGCCAAGAACATCCAGTGCTGGCTGCGGGGCTATGGCTACACCGGCGCGATCGACGGGCAACTCGGGACCAACAGCTGGAAGGCCTTCCAGCGCAATCTCCAAGCCAACTACGGCTACACCGGCGCGATCGACGGCATCGTCGGCACCGGCACGAAGAAGGCCCTGCAGCGCCTCCTCAAGGAAGCCTGGGGCTACACCGGCGCGATCGACGGGATCTTCGGATCGGGATCGCAGGCAGCGTTCAAACGGATGGCTGCGGATGGCTATCCCGGCTGCGGATGA
- a CDS encoding winged helix-turn-helix transcriptional regulator — protein MSDHSSHVSYQHGQEFLAAISERWNYQILREVFFGVRRFGELKRTLGISANILTARLNSLTELGLLAKRAYRPDKPWYEYELTDSARELVVPAIAAITRWAETQTADGDITRYPLMHTTCGNPTNPYLACSSCHEPVEASTLRPVSAEESGAGQK, from the coding sequence GTGTCCGACCACAGCAGCCACGTCAGCTACCAGCACGGGCAGGAGTTCCTGGCCGCGATCTCCGAGCGCTGGAACTACCAGATCCTGCGGGAGGTGTTCTTCGGTGTCCGCCGGTTCGGCGAACTCAAGCGGACCCTGGGCATCTCGGCGAACATCCTCACGGCGCGGCTCAACAGCCTGACCGAGCTGGGCCTGCTCGCCAAGCGCGCCTACCGCCCGGACAAGCCGTGGTACGAGTACGAGCTCACCGACAGCGCCCGTGAACTCGTGGTCCCCGCCATTGCGGCCATCACGCGCTGGGCCGAGACCCAGACCGCGGACGGCGACATCACACGGTATCCGCTGATGCACACGACGTGCGGGAACCCGACCAATCCTTACCTCGCGTGCAGCAGCTGCCATGAGCCGGTCGAGGCTTCGACTCTGCGGCCGGTCTCCGCCGAGGAAAGCGGCGCCGGTCAGAAGTAG